A genomic region of Armatimonadia bacterium contains the following coding sequences:
- a CDS encoding cupin domain-containing protein, with translation MKSVHESTVEAQNHPDRWSKNLVGTEAIPTTNGFNLGVAEYHATDFSQVQVHEDQEALYVVSGEGEIKLDDEVLPLKPGTGVYVAPGVSHSTRRTREAAVKVVYTHGAV, from the coding sequence TTGAAGTCTGTACACGAATCCACCGTAGAAGCTCAGAATCATCCCGACCGCTGGAGTAAGAACCTCGTTGGTACGGAGGCCATCCCCACGACCAACGGCTTCAACCTCGGTGTCGCCGAGTACCACGCCACCGACTTCTCGCAGGTCCAGGTGCATGAGGATCAGGAGGCGCTCTACGTGGTCTCCGGCGAGGGCGAGATCAAGCTCGACGACGAAGTCCTGCCGCTGAAGCCGGGGACGGGTGTGTATGTGGCCCCGGGCGTATCCCACTCCACGCGCCGCACCAGGGAAGCAGCCGTGAAGGTGGTCTATACTCACGGGGCCGTCTAG
- the mtnA gene encoding S-methyl-5-thioribose-1-phosphate isomerase translates to MLPNTIEWVDLPDGPVVRMIDQTLLPNEEKILDLETVAQVCEAIKKLRVRGAPAIGCAAALGMALAANRSWTRDYGFLRSELLKDRDALAATRPTAVNLFWALERMTAVLDSTQDATALRRLLREEAQAILEDDLERCHSIGRHGAELIPAGANVLTHCNAGALATAGYGTALGVIRAAYERHGDLHVWVDETRPLLQGARLTAYELTTDGIPCTVICDNMAGYVMQQGRVTCCVVGADRITANGDAANKIGTYGVAVLAHHHGVPFYVAAPLSTVDFKLQTGKEIPIEERDPHEVSYLAGLAQRSATPEGVRIYSPAFDVTPAELIAGIITERGVARPPFTTSLAELASSEGQG, encoded by the coding sequence ATGCTTCCGAACACTATCGAATGGGTCGATCTACCCGATGGGCCGGTTGTGCGGATGATCGACCAGACGCTGCTCCCCAACGAGGAGAAGATACTTGACCTGGAGACCGTTGCCCAGGTCTGTGAGGCCATCAAGAAGCTGCGGGTTCGTGGCGCGCCTGCGATTGGCTGCGCGGCCGCATTGGGCATGGCCCTCGCTGCGAACCGCTCCTGGACGCGGGACTATGGCTTTCTGCGCTCGGAGTTGCTCAAGGACCGTGACGCCCTGGCGGCGACACGTCCGACCGCAGTGAACCTGTTCTGGGCCTTGGAGCGCATGACGGCCGTCCTCGACAGCACCCAGGACGCGACCGCCCTGCGTCGTCTGCTCCGTGAGGAGGCCCAGGCGATCCTCGAGGACGACCTCGAGCGCTGCCACAGCATCGGTCGCCATGGGGCAGAGCTGATCCCTGCCGGGGCCAACGTCCTCACTCACTGCAACGCCGGAGCTCTGGCGACGGCGGGCTACGGGACTGCCCTCGGAGTGATCCGTGCGGCCTACGAGCGCCACGGTGACCTACACGTCTGGGTTGACGAGACGCGGCCGCTGCTCCAGGGCGCGCGTCTGACCGCCTACGAGCTCACCACGGACGGCATCCCCTGCACGGTGATCTGCGACAACATGGCAGGCTACGTGATGCAGCAGGGCCGCGTGACTTGCTGCGTGGTCGGTGCAGACCGTATCACGGCCAACGGCGACGCAGCCAACAAGATCGGCACCTACGGGGTAGCGGTTCTGGCTCACCACCACGGTGTGCCCTTCTACGTGGCCGCCCCTCTCTCAACGGTCGACTTCAAGCTCCAGACCGGCAAGGAGATACCCATTGAAGAGCGAGACCCGCATGAGGTGTCCTACCTGGCGGGCCTTGCACAACGTTCGGCGACTCCCGAGGGCGTCCGCATCTACTCGCCGGCCTTTGACGTCACCCCCGCGGAGTTGATCGCGGGCATTATCACCGAGAGAGGGGTCGCCCGTCCACCCTTCACGACGTCGCTGGCGGAGCTGGCGTCCTCAGAAGGCCAGGGCTAG
- a CDS encoding SAM-dependent methyltransferase: protein MQRYPPAQLTTPAQVGRFDLTGRATFMGIERLEQTTFLVTCAGGWEQRGREEVHRALPGATARALFMRGNLLVTCEEDYARALHALDQAPSECLGRVIPLQVRCDIGKGGEHLETLAEASDLLPGPSAEATFKAVCERRGAHEWTSRDAEIAVGSRVGERTGAPVDFDNPEQWVRVEVFQDIAFLGYCWADELLHKEITRMRKWAPGTRPINRAELKLREILDRFELTLPPEGRALDIGAAPGGWTKVLSEHMAEVVAVDPGALDERVLALPKVTYLPVRSEALLGNPDLGAFAVITNDMNMDPDKSAQILCDLARLVAPGGLAIMTVKFVTRHRHELIQAAIDVLESCYEIVRVGRVPHNAKETTLLARRKP, encoded by the coding sequence ATGCAGCGGTATCCGCCGGCCCAGTTGACCACTCCGGCGCAAGTGGGCCGTTTCGACCTGACAGGACGTGCAACCTTCATGGGCATTGAGCGACTCGAGCAGACAACCTTCCTTGTGACCTGCGCCGGCGGCTGGGAACAGCGCGGCCGTGAGGAGGTTCACCGCGCACTGCCGGGTGCTACCGCCCGTGCCCTGTTCATGCGCGGCAACCTGCTCGTGACCTGTGAAGAGGACTACGCCAGGGCACTGCATGCACTCGACCAAGCCCCGAGCGAGTGCCTGGGACGTGTGATCCCTCTTCAGGTCCGCTGCGATATCGGCAAGGGAGGTGAGCACTTGGAGACCCTGGCCGAGGCTTCGGACCTGCTCCCGGGACCGTCCGCCGAAGCCACCTTCAAGGCCGTCTGCGAGCGCCGCGGTGCCCATGAGTGGACTTCGCGGGACGCCGAGATCGCGGTCGGTTCGCGCGTCGGCGAACGCACGGGCGCCCCGGTCGACTTCGACAACCCCGAGCAGTGGGTGCGCGTCGAGGTCTTCCAGGACATCGCCTTTCTGGGCTACTGCTGGGCCGATGAACTCCTGCACAAGGAGATCACACGGATGCGCAAGTGGGCACCCGGTACGCGGCCGATCAACCGTGCCGAACTGAAGCTGCGCGAGATTCTGGACCGCTTCGAACTGACCTTGCCGCCGGAGGGCCGTGCGCTGGATATCGGCGCTGCACCCGGTGGCTGGACGAAGGTCCTCTCCGAGCACATGGCCGAGGTCGTGGCCGTTGATCCGGGCGCACTCGATGAGCGCGTCCTGGCACTGCCGAAGGTGACGTACCTGCCCGTGCGCTCCGAGGCGCTGCTTGGGAACCCCGACCTTGGGGCCTTCGCGGTCATCACCAATGATATGAACATGGACCCCGACAAGTCGGCGCAGATCCTGTGCGACCTTGCACGCCTCGTGGCCCCGGGTGGTCTGGCGATCATGACCGTCAAGTTCGTGACTCGCCACCGTCACGAGCTGATCCAGGCCGCCATCGACGTCCTCGAGAGTTGCTATGAGATCGTGCGCGTCGGTCGCGTGCCTCACAACGCCAAGGAGACCACGCTCCTCGCCCGGCGCAAGCCCTGA
- a CDS encoding glycoside hydrolase, with amino-acid sequence MIAMALLAVVASLCSSALAQPAVTTSGTTYTLNNDALRVTIDAATSRFEVYDKQAGYLYKAPDAVAASGVTLAIPKLKSQPDLTANPATWLEKLISFDLKPEARVEGIGPDSPADLSATVRLGWTAQGLVCSVAVRDDRFMPAAADTSEWWNRDTVEFWIGDRQLGVRFGPWGANVWSREGEVAQIKPVFLPGTGGYTVQWVVPMSLLGTAGKQGVGGQLRFALGVNDTDTGEQRDTQLYYPRGWQHSNSATFAVASLADESGKVVAAVTPPPPALEPITPLSTKDARVSFKTQLRTTSGVEFPATITFTLEPKSADLRITVDADPTLKLGAFTALHPLVLDRPGTRILAAKYGDGIGVPIDDLSWNGQTWNTYGGLDMPWVGLTDGTIGYMLLWELPVSCDNGAARIERVVADKKDLLGVWVRHDPILGTFGAPRTVRYSFAQSGGHVALCKLFRQYIQEQGFFATQKDKMRNKPQLAWLAGAPDMWGRNDLKFCREAKAAGMDRVLVNGQSPAQDMLEIEKLGFLNSKYDNYEDFYEGRTGLYGEGTNAANVVVNADGSLMKAWLTLGPPPVQAMKRCTYFYPEVARKYTGMDLEKYPYNARFIDVTTAAGLRECYGVGHRLDRSQDREVKRELAKYMADECKLVLGGEHGRWWGADIFNYWEGMQSGNFYSWPAGYVGRDLPQTREAIGNRYLEWGLGEKNRYPLWELVYHDCVVSTWYWGDSTGHLQQVAPDLGYKQDAFNILYGTPPLYWASQPYSYRWTDPVLRARMLESYRNTCKLHEVIGFEEMVSHEFVTEDRAVQHTVFGDGTNVWVNFGEKPWTLTRDGASYILPQYGFYAKGPKIEQYRVLYQRNARQYRGLDDETRRVGGVAEDTGHRITCIRTADYLHVQGDVPGLVEAFVGAPTTIRREGPATMRINAEDAKWLRVNWREICPEAGAGDWALVELDSEGKPVRLGTTIPTRGDMLIFPEGMPLQGSMLVVGPKALAGMSELSFVAPAAKTPEKPVQGDTLTLRLTVANRGGRDAQNVVVGAYKGSVAAANKLQTKVVSVRANGTTEVSFSFPSAQYDNKVSFAFKVDDDDQIKEMCKADNTTERGYRLQPNWSLWDCSTEVTLNLGPVAREYPVVEMPFDADAERARLGKSGRADPDSIRVVSADGTPWPKGYLPCQYTNGQPTERKLTWFLGGKYPANTTVKCRIYMDGLEAKRHASATDTRWNDDQKTYYGQTYTVCFRDGYLRDLRHRFSPEAPMLTHLGVSSGDTGWVDESGDVQSFTVEQDGLVFTQVRVKKTMDKGHSYEKLYTFYPYHFVVTVLSPKRFGVFSRAYFAQNCKYQDDRGNKADIDGKGEAENVSSRNPDPKWYATWNGNWALSCVAVTPHNGLTYWDGGSMGGLGFTSTSKDPQTQAFFVHSLSEEGFAAPDFAALDRQRMMTPIVVTR; translated from the coding sequence ATGATCGCCATGGCACTGCTGGCCGTCGTTGCCTCCTTGTGTAGCTCCGCCCTCGCCCAACCTGCTGTGACGACCTCGGGCACAACGTACACTCTGAACAACGACGCGCTGCGCGTCACCATTGACGCCGCGACCTCTCGCTTCGAGGTCTACGATAAGCAGGCAGGCTACCTGTACAAGGCCCCGGACGCTGTGGCGGCCTCAGGTGTCACGCTGGCGATTCCCAAGCTCAAGTCCCAGCCGGACTTGACGGCCAATCCGGCAACCTGGCTGGAGAAGCTGATCTCCTTTGACCTGAAGCCTGAGGCACGGGTCGAGGGAATCGGCCCAGACAGCCCGGCAGACCTCAGCGCGACCGTGCGGCTGGGATGGACAGCTCAGGGCCTCGTCTGCAGTGTGGCGGTGCGGGATGACCGCTTCATGCCGGCCGCCGCCGACACCTCTGAGTGGTGGAACCGGGACACGGTGGAGTTCTGGATCGGCGACCGCCAGCTCGGGGTTCGCTTCGGTCCCTGGGGAGCCAACGTGTGGTCGCGTGAAGGTGAAGTCGCGCAGATCAAGCCGGTGTTCCTGCCCGGCACGGGTGGCTACACCGTCCAGTGGGTCGTGCCTATGTCCCTGCTGGGCACTGCCGGGAAGCAAGGTGTAGGCGGTCAACTGCGCTTCGCTCTCGGCGTGAATGACACCGACACGGGTGAGCAGCGCGACACGCAGCTCTACTATCCGCGCGGCTGGCAGCACTCGAACTCGGCGACCTTCGCCGTGGCGTCCCTTGCCGACGAGTCGGGTAAGGTTGTCGCGGCAGTCACTCCGCCGCCTCCGGCGCTGGAGCCCATCACACCGCTCTCGACCAAGGACGCAAGGGTCAGCTTCAAGACCCAACTGCGCACGACCAGCGGCGTCGAGTTCCCTGCGACGATCACCTTCACCCTGGAGCCCAAGAGCGCTGACCTGCGGATCACGGTCGACGCCGACCCGACGCTGAAGCTCGGGGCCTTCACCGCCCTTCACCCGCTGGTTCTTGACCGGCCGGGGACGCGGATCCTCGCAGCCAAGTACGGTGACGGGATCGGCGTGCCGATTGACGATCTCTCCTGGAATGGCCAGACCTGGAACACCTACGGCGGCCTCGACATGCCCTGGGTCGGCCTCACCGACGGCACGATTGGCTACATGCTGCTCTGGGAGCTCCCGGTGTCCTGTGACAACGGCGCCGCTCGCATCGAGCGAGTGGTAGCGGACAAGAAAGACCTGCTGGGCGTCTGGGTACGCCACGATCCGATCCTGGGCACCTTCGGAGCGCCCCGGACCGTTCGCTACAGCTTCGCCCAGAGCGGCGGTCACGTTGCGCTGTGCAAGCTCTTCCGCCAGTACATCCAGGAGCAGGGCTTCTTCGCCACCCAGAAGGACAAGATGCGCAACAAGCCGCAGTTGGCCTGGCTGGCCGGCGCACCGGACATGTGGGGTCGCAATGACCTCAAGTTCTGCCGCGAGGCCAAAGCTGCGGGCATGGACCGGGTGCTGGTGAATGGGCAAAGCCCTGCCCAGGACATGCTCGAGATCGAGAAGCTGGGGTTCCTGAACAGCAAGTACGACAACTACGAAGACTTCTACGAGGGTAGGACCGGCCTCTATGGCGAGGGCACCAACGCCGCGAACGTTGTGGTCAACGCCGACGGCTCGCTGATGAAGGCCTGGCTGACGCTTGGGCCGCCACCGGTGCAGGCCATGAAGCGCTGCACCTACTTCTACCCGGAGGTAGCGCGCAAGTACACCGGGATGGACCTGGAGAAGTACCCCTACAACGCCCGCTTCATCGACGTGACCACGGCCGCCGGTCTGCGTGAGTGCTACGGCGTCGGTCACCGTCTTGACCGCAGCCAGGACCGGGAGGTCAAGCGCGAACTCGCCAAGTACATGGCCGACGAGTGCAAGCTGGTTCTCGGCGGCGAGCATGGTCGCTGGTGGGGCGCCGATATCTTCAACTACTGGGAAGGCATGCAGAGCGGTAACTTCTACTCCTGGCCGGCAGGTTACGTGGGCCGCGACCTCCCGCAGACCCGTGAGGCGATCGGCAACAGGTACCTCGAGTGGGGTCTGGGCGAGAAGAACCGCTACCCGCTGTGGGAGCTCGTATACCACGACTGCGTTGTCTCGACCTGGTACTGGGGCGACAGCACCGGTCATCTGCAGCAGGTCGCGCCGGATCTGGGCTACAAGCAGGATGCCTTCAATATCCTGTACGGCACGCCTCCGCTTTACTGGGCCTCCCAGCCCTACAGCTATCGCTGGACTGATCCTGTGCTCCGCGCCCGGATGCTTGAGAGCTACCGCAACACCTGCAAGCTCCACGAGGTCATTGGCTTCGAGGAGATGGTGAGCCACGAGTTCGTCACCGAGGACCGGGCAGTGCAGCACACCGTCTTCGGCGACGGCACCAACGTGTGGGTGAACTTCGGCGAGAAGCCGTGGACCCTCACCCGCGACGGCGCGAGCTACATCCTGCCGCAGTACGGGTTCTACGCGAAGGGGCCGAAGATCGAGCAGTACCGGGTCCTGTACCAGCGGAACGCCCGTCAGTACCGTGGTCTGGACGACGAGACTCGCCGCGTCGGCGGGGTCGCGGAGGACACCGGGCACCGGATCACCTGCATCCGCACGGCCGACTACCTCCATGTTCAGGGCGATGTGCCGGGACTTGTTGAGGCCTTCGTTGGAGCGCCGACGACCATCCGTCGCGAAGGCCCGGCGACGATGCGTATCAACGCCGAGGACGCCAAGTGGCTGCGCGTCAACTGGCGCGAGATCTGCCCCGAGGCCGGCGCAGGTGACTGGGCGCTGGTCGAACTGGACTCCGAAGGCAAGCCGGTGCGACTCGGCACCACCATCCCCACGCGAGGGGACATGCTCATCTTCCCGGAGGGCATGCCGCTGCAAGGTTCCATGCTGGTAGTCGGACCGAAGGCACTCGCCGGCATGAGCGAACTGTCCTTCGTCGCCCCGGCCGCCAAGACCCCGGAGAAGCCCGTCCAGGGCGACACCCTGACCCTCCGCCTCACCGTTGCGAACCGAGGTGGAAGGGACGCGCAGAACGTGGTCGTGGGCGCGTACAAGGGAAGCGTCGCAGCGGCCAACAAGCTCCAGACCAAGGTCGTCTCCGTCCGTGCCAACGGGACGACCGAGGTCTCCTTCTCCTTCCCCTCCGCCCAGTACGATAACAAGGTCTCCTTCGCCTTCAAGGTCGATGACGACGACCAGATCAAGGAGATGTGCAAGGCAGACAACACCACTGAGAGGGGCTACCGGCTGCAGCCGAACTGGTCGCTGTGGGACTGTTCCACGGAAGTGACCCTGAATCTGGGCCCCGTGGCTCGCGAGTATCCGGTCGTCGAGATGCCCTTTGATGCCGACGCCGAGCGAGCCCGCCTCGGCAAGTCCGGTCGGGCTGACCCCGACTCGATCCGTGTAGTCAGCGCGGACGGCACTCCCTGGCCGAAGGGCTACCTCCCCTGTCAGTACACTAACGGGCAGCCGACTGAGCGCAAGCTTACCTGGTTCCTCGGCGGCAAGTACCCGGCTAACACCACGGTCAAGTGCCGCATCTACATGGACGGTCTCGAAGCGAAGCGTCATGCCTCGGCGACCGACACGCGCTGGAACGACGACCAGAAGACCTACTACGGACAGACCTACACGGTGTGCTTCCGCGATGGCTACCTGCGCGACCTGCGGCATCGCTTCTCCCCGGAGGCGCCGATGCTCACGCACCTCGGCGTCTCCTCCGGCGACACCGGTTGGGTCGATGAGAGCGGCGACGTGCAGTCCTTCACCGTGGAGCAGGATGGTCTGGTCTTCACCCAGGTCCGGGTGAAGAAGACGATGGACAAGGGCCATTCCTACGAGAAGCTGTACACCTTCTATCCCTACCACTTCGTCGTCACCGTCCTCTCGCCGAAGCGCTTTGGGGTCTTCAGCCGCGCCTACTTCGCCCAGAACTGCAAGTACCAGGACGACCGGGGCAACAAGGCGGACATCGACGGCAAGGGAGAAGCAGAGAACGTCTCCAGCAGGAACCCTGACCCGAAGTGGTATGCCACCTGGAACGGGAACTGGGCCCTGTCCTGTGTGGCGGTCACGCCGCACAACGGCCTCACCTACTGGGACGGTGGCAGCATGGGTGGTCTGGGGTTCACGAGTACCAGCAAGGACCCGCAGACGCAGGCCTTCTTCGTCCACTCGCTGTCGGAGGAGGGCTTCGCCGCACCGGACTTCGCCGCCCTGGACCGCCAGCGCATGATGACGCCGATTGTGGTCACGCGGTAG
- a CDS encoding aminotransferase class IV, with protein MTQRQVYISGEYFAEPDAKISIFDSAVMLGDTATESTRTFCQKPFRLGDHLRRLYDSMKVMRLDPEMTLEEMEALSLEVLERNLPAYGPEEDLWLVHNISRGGFPPSGDQSLPRRPTIILHTLPMDLGYWAEFFVRGCHAVTPMSRMVPAQSLDPKVKNRSRMGYTLAELEVKLVDPRAQGILLDVDGYLSENKGGNFFVVRDGVLRTPPVWQALNGITRQTTLQIAGEKGIPTEVCPLQPYDVYTADEAFFTSTPYCIMPATTFNGLPVGDGKVGPITRRLMSGWNEIAGYDLFDRAIRALESPLREELLAERG; from the coding sequence ATGACGCAGCGGCAGGTCTACATCAGCGGCGAGTACTTCGCCGAGCCCGATGCCAAGATCTCCATCTTCGACTCGGCGGTGATGCTCGGAGATACCGCCACCGAATCAACGCGCACCTTCTGCCAGAAGCCTTTCCGCCTTGGCGACCACCTGCGGCGGCTGTACGACTCGATGAAGGTGATGCGGCTTGACCCGGAGATGACGCTGGAGGAGATGGAAGCGCTGAGCCTGGAGGTGCTGGAGCGGAACCTCCCGGCCTATGGCCCCGAGGAGGACCTGTGGCTGGTTCATAACATCTCCCGAGGCGGCTTCCCGCCCTCGGGTGATCAGTCGCTGCCGCGGCGGCCGACGATCATCCTCCATACGCTACCGATGGACCTGGGCTACTGGGCGGAGTTCTTCGTGCGGGGATGCCATGCCGTGACGCCCATGTCGCGAATGGTGCCGGCGCAGTCCCTCGACCCGAAGGTCAAGAACCGCAGTCGCATGGGCTACACCCTGGCGGAGTTGGAGGTCAAGCTGGTCGATCCACGGGCGCAGGGGATCCTCCTCGACGTGGACGGCTACCTGTCGGAAAACAAGGGCGGCAACTTCTTCGTGGTGAGGGACGGCGTACTGAGGACGCCGCCGGTCTGGCAGGCGCTGAACGGGATCACCCGCCAGACGACGCTGCAGATCGCCGGGGAGAAGGGGATACCGACGGAGGTGTGCCCGCTGCAGCCCTACGACGTGTACACCGCCGACGAGGCCTTCTTCACGAGCACGCCCTATTGCATCATGCCCGCGACGACCTTCAACGGCCTGCCCGTCGGCGACGGCAAGGTCGGGCCGATCACCAGGCGCCTGATGTCCGGGTGGAACGAGATCGCCGGTTACGACCTCTTCGATCGCGCGATCCGTGCGCTGGAATCGCCCTTGCGCGAGGAACTGCTCGCCGAGAGGGGCTGA
- the lipA gene encoding lipoyl synthase — MTDETKPDTSEKPAGTHRREFPAWLRVKTGKARLSRETRELVANHGLHTVCEGAHCPNVGECYSCHTAAFLILGGTCTRNCRFCAVNHGRPEALDPEEPRRLAEAAAHLGLRYVVVTSVTRDDLPDGGAGHFAATIRALRERLPEARVEVLTPDFRGDEQALRTVIAAAPDVFNHNVETVRRLQPQVRPQAGYETSLGVLRKARELGALTKSGLMVGVGETDEEVRECLADLAGVGVSIVTIGQYLQPTRKHLPVDRYVPPEDFAQYEEWGRAAGIAHVFAGPFVRSSYKAAETAAALEKRWEKQHGNTSDG, encoded by the coding sequence GTGACGGACGAGACGAAACCGGACACAAGCGAGAAACCGGCCGGAACTCACCGTCGCGAGTTCCCCGCCTGGCTGCGCGTCAAGACCGGCAAGGCGCGGCTGAGTCGTGAGACGCGCGAGTTGGTGGCGAACCACGGCCTGCACACCGTCTGCGAGGGAGCGCACTGCCCCAACGTCGGCGAGTGCTACTCCTGCCATACCGCAGCCTTCCTCATCCTGGGCGGCACTTGCACTCGCAACTGCCGCTTCTGCGCGGTGAATCATGGCCGCCCGGAAGCCCTCGACCCCGAAGAGCCGCGCCGTCTTGCCGAGGCGGCTGCTCACCTTGGCCTGCGCTATGTGGTCGTGACCTCGGTCACTCGCGACGACCTGCCCGACGGTGGCGCAGGGCACTTCGCAGCGACGATCAGGGCTCTGCGTGAGCGCCTGCCGGAGGCCCGCGTCGAGGTGCTGACGCCGGACTTCCGGGGCGATGAGCAAGCCCTGCGGACCGTGATCGCGGCGGCTCCAGACGTGTTCAACCATAACGTCGAGACCGTCCGTCGCCTGCAGCCGCAAGTGCGTCCGCAGGCCGGCTACGAGACCTCGCTCGGTGTTCTGCGCAAGGCCCGCGAGCTGGGAGCCTTGACGAAGTCCGGTCTGATGGTGGGAGTGGGGGAGACGGACGAGGAGGTCCGCGAGTGCCTTGCCGACCTCGCCGGGGTCGGAGTCAGCATCGTGACCATCGGCCAGTACCTCCAACCGACGCGCAAGCACCTGCCGGTCGATCGCTATGTTCCCCCGGAGGACTTCGCCCAGTACGAGGAGTGGGGACGTGCCGCCGGGATCGCCCACGTCTTTGCCGGTCCCTTCGTGCGGAGCAGCTACAAGGCCGCTGAGACCGCCGCAGCGCTCGAGAAACGCTGGGAGAAGCAGCATGGGAACACAAGTGACGGGTAG
- a CDS encoding fumarylacetoacetate hydrolase family protein, with translation MLLRLVNYVDKRADSDAFHVGLLNDDGVLDLNRLKDACGEVKSACDCPECWKSALGIVTCPSCLEAAQGYADWFEAQSTTVRDDLTVARDTVRLLSPVPHPGKVLCLAQNFPEHAAEANRHITHSGDSVADAMTPHVFLKPSSNTVRGDGDVIPITPTAQFIDYEAEVVVVIGKTGKYIKTEEAAEYIAGVTCMNDVSERKLKIWERKDERPWDNFFDWLNGKWMDGFAPMGPCLVPAKDIDVNNLTVRGYVNGELRQQDNTSAMFHSAAASIEYISHFMTLEAGDVLALGTPAGVGIALGHKLVPGDVVKVEVEGVGTLTNEVVAE, from the coding sequence ATGCTGCTGCGACTCGTCAACTACGTCGACAAGAGGGCTGATTCTGATGCCTTCCACGTGGGCCTGCTGAATGACGACGGCGTTCTCGACCTGAACAGGCTGAAGGACGCCTGTGGGGAAGTCAAGTCGGCCTGCGATTGCCCCGAGTGCTGGAAGAGTGCTCTGGGTATCGTCACCTGTCCCTCCTGCCTGGAAGCCGCTCAGGGCTACGCAGACTGGTTCGAGGCCCAGTCTACGACCGTCCGCGACGACCTGACCGTGGCGCGTGACACCGTCCGCCTCTTGTCTCCGGTTCCGCACCCGGGCAAGGTTCTGTGCCTGGCACAGAACTTCCCGGAGCATGCCGCCGAGGCCAACCGGCACATCACCCACTCCGGCGACAGCGTGGCCGATGCCATGACCCCGCACGTCTTCCTGAAGCCCAGTTCCAACACCGTGCGCGGCGACGGTGACGTGATCCCCATCACCCCGACGGCCCAGTTCATTGACTACGAAGCCGAAGTGGTCGTGGTCATCGGCAAGACCGGCAAGTACATCAAGACCGAGGAAGCGGCGGAATACATCGCCGGCGTAACATGCATGAACGACGTCTCCGAACGCAAGCTGAAGATATGGGAGCGCAAGGACGAGCGCCCCTGGGACAACTTCTTCGACTGGCTCAACGGGAAGTGGATGGACGGCTTTGCGCCGATGGGGCCGTGTCTCGTCCCGGCGAAAGACATCGACGTGAACAACCTCACGGTTCGCGGCTATGTCAATGGCGAGCTGCGCCAGCAGGACAACACTTCCGCGATGTTCCACAGCGCCGCGGCGAGCATCGAGTACATCAGCCACTTCATGACCCTGGAGGCCGGAGACGTCCTCGCCCTTGGCACGCCGGCCGGGGTAGGCATTGCGCTGGGCCACAAGCTGGTGCCGGGCGACGTGGTGAAGGTCGAGGTCGAAGGCGTCGGAACACTGACCAATGAAGTCGTTGCGGAGTGA